The following proteins come from a genomic window of Candidatus Paceibacterota bacterium:
- a CDS encoding tail fiber domain-containing protein: TDTDQTAFTANRIIHTNSGGTGLTDTANFVFDGTNLGIGTTTPWGMLSVAALSSNTSPIFTLSTSTASATSTALIVTSAGKLGLGTTSPYAVLSVAGDASVTRLDITNASATSTIAGGLSVGGGALNYDYSSGVTSVDNLNLGTIGFDTDAGQVTWVDLPVTNATASTTESYTAAIDGNAVLTIYGEADGAGGVNTLRVGIGTSSPSGNYGPLTMASGAYVSQGGVWTDASSRTLKENFTALDSQSVLQKIQTLDVTRWNYKSESAGTTHIGPVAEDFYAAFNTGGPGGTMSISPLDTSGVALLGIQAISNVIDIVGAGTTTPSIRSLYSGLIDPAVSIDADGNVGIGTTTPSYKLHVLGDVAATAFVNVSTRDAKKDITYIGGDPSDSVLDKFANLKVANYHYNFDAEDAPLRMGLIAEESPAEILAAGGKGIDLYKLSAFTILAVQEEAKKIQNLEEQLANLQGLSVPNGGISMDAVVSGLKSLGADIASGLATFKDIIADSITTGALTIKNADQTKNGITIYDRETGAPFCFYISGGVQKTEAGTCVGLAQTASVSNASSSPVSNEANQANESGSSDTEAPVITVAGNNPATVEKGTSYADLGATVTDNVNDNLGVKVEGDEIDTSVVGEYTVTYTATDQVGNVGTATRKVNVVEPVVPGFILTPESSTTATSNASTSTDVGTTTEN, encoded by the coding sequence GACCGACACCGACCAAACTGCCTTCACTGCCAACCGAATTATCCATACCAATTCTGGCGGAACCGGTCTGACTGACACGGCTAACTTTGTCTTTGACGGTACCAACCTGGGTATTGGTACCACAACTCCTTGGGGAATGCTCTCTGTTGCTGCACTTTCTTCTAACACCTCACCGATCTTCACTCTCTCAACCTCTACCGCTTCCGCAACCTCAACTGCCCTTATTGTCACCTCGGCAGGTAAGCTTGGCCTCGGCACCACCTCACCATATGCAGTCCTTTCGGTTGCCGGTGATGCTTCGGTGACCAGATTGGATATTACCAACGCCTCGGCTACCTCGACTATTGCGGGAGGGCTAAGTGTTGGTGGGGGTGCCTTGAATTATGACTATTCATCAGGTGTCACTTCAGTTGATAACCTAAACCTAGGAACAATCGGCTTTGATACCGATGCGGGGCAGGTGACGTGGGTAGATCTGCCAGTCACCAACGCGACCGCCAGTACCACTGAAAGCTACACCGCGGCAATTGACGGCAATGCTGTGCTTACAATTTATGGTGAGGCGGATGGTGCCGGCGGAGTGAATACCTTACGGGTTGGTATTGGCACTTCTTCGCCTTCCGGAAATTACGGTCCTTTAACGATGGCCTCCGGTGCATATGTTAGTCAGGGAGGTGTTTGGACTGATGCTTCAAGTCGTACATTAAAGGAAAATTTTACAGCGCTTGATTCACAGTCGGTTCTTCAGAAAATTCAGACTTTAGATGTTACTCGCTGGAATTACAAGAGTGAGTCTGCCGGTACAACTCACATTGGACCAGTGGCCGAAGATTTTTATGCCGCCTTTAACACCGGTGGGCCAGGTGGCACGATGTCAATTTCTCCATTAGATACATCCGGTGTCGCTCTGTTGGGTATTCAGGCAATTTCAAATGTGATTGATATCGTCGGAGCCGGCACAACCACCCCGTCAATTCGTTCACTTTATTCCGGTCTCATCGATCCTGCGGTTAGTATTGATGCCGACGGGAATGTTGGTATTGGCACCACGACCCCGTCCTATAAACTTCATGTCCTGGGCGATGTGGCCGCTACAGCTTTCGTAAATGTTTCCACTCGTGATGCTAAAAAAGACATCACCTATATCGGCGGCGATCCGTCAGATTCGGTTTTGGACAAATTCGCCAATCTTAAGGTCGCCAACTATCACTACAATTTTGACGCCGAAGACGCACCGCTTCGTATGGGTCTTATCGCTGAAGAGTCACCGGCTGAGATCTTGGCCGCTGGTGGTAAAGGTATTGACCTCTACAAACTTTCGGCTTTCACAATTCTCGCTGTACAGGAAGAAGCCAAGAAAATTCAAAATCTCGAAGAACAACTTGCCAACCTCCAAGGCCTTTCTGTGCCAAACGGGGGAATCTCGATGGACGCGGTCGTTTCTGGACTTAAATCTCTCGGTGCGGATATCGCAAGCGGATTAGCCACTTTCAAAGATATAATTGCTGACTCGATTACTACGGGTGCTCTGACCATCAAAAATGCCGACCAAACCAAAAACGGTATTACAATCTATGATCGCGAGACAGGTGCGCCGTTCTGCTTCTATATTTCTGGCGGGGTGCAAAAAACAGAGGCTGGAACTTGCGTCGGGCTTGCCCAGACTGCCTCGGTTTCCAATGCCTCGTCTTCTCCTGTTTCTAATGAAGCTAATCAAGCTAACGAATCTGGTTCATCTGATACCGAAGCGCCGGTGATTACTGTGGCCGGCAACAATCCGGCGACAGTGGAGAAGGGTACGAGTTATGCCGATCTTGGAGCGACTGTGACCGATAATGTAAATGATAATCTTGGGGTCAAGGTTGAGGGTGATGAAATTGACACTTCAGTTGTCGGTGAATATACCGTCACTTATACTGCAACTGATCAGGTTGGTAATGTTGGCACAGCGACCAGAAAGGTTAATGTGGTAGAGCCGGTTGTGCCAGGATTTATCTTGACACCGGAGAGTTCGACTACTGCCACATCGAATGCTTCAACTAGTACTGATGTCGGGACCACGACTGAAAATTAA